The following proteins are encoded in a genomic region of Gossypium hirsutum isolate 1008001.06 chromosome D05, Gossypium_hirsutum_v2.1, whole genome shotgun sequence:
- the LOC107916886 gene encoding PRA1 family protein H isoform X2 yields MVFSSNPLSLSVPDPTFESWLRDSGYLDVIDNQQTAAAAAPTTGTSTISDPTITIPISSFLFRYLVSFFSHLWTLLSLLTFNPFAKLTTNDFSGETPSWTKGFFADFLSYSFPASASQARLRVQENVKRYARNYASLFILFFACSLYQLPLALVGLISSLALWDSFRFFSDKWGLNRFPVTEMILVRFAQCVMLLHAAFRKLTPVKQPSQGRRK; encoded by the exons atggtGTTTTCCTCTAATCCATTATCTCTCAGCGTCCCAGACCCTACCTTCGAATCGTGGCTCCGAGACTCCGGCTACCTAGACGTCATCGACAACCAACAGACCGCCGCTGCTGCCGCTCCCACCACCGGTACTTCCACGATTAGCGACCCAACAATAACCATCCCAATCAGCAGCTTCCTTTTCCGATATTTGGTCTCTTTTTTCTCTCATTTATGGACGCTACTCTCTCTACTCACGTTCAACCCATTCGCCAAGCTCACCACCAACGATTTCTCCGGTGAAACTCCGTCGTGGACTAAAGGGTTCTTCGCGGATTTCTTGTCCTATTCGTTTCCAGCTTCGGCTTCTCAAGCGAGGCTCAGGGTTCAAGAGAATGTTAAGCGTTATGCTCGGAATTATGCTTCACTTTTTATCCTCTTCTTCGCTTGTTCTCT GTATCAGCTGCCACTTGCACTTGTTGGGTTGATATCAAGTTTGGCACTTTGGGATTCATTCAGGTTCTTCAGTGATAAATGGGGTTTGAATCGATTCCCTGTCACTGAAATGATCTTGGTTCGCTTTGCGCAATGCG ttATGCTTTTGCATGCCGCATTCCGGAAGCTGACTCCAGTAAAGCAACCTTCTCAAGGTAGACGGAAATAG
- the LOC107916886 gene encoding PRA1 family protein H isoform X1: MVFSSNPLSLSVPDPTFESWLRDSGYLDVIDNQQTAAAAAPTTGTSTISDPTITIPISSFLFRYLVSFFSHLWTLLSLLTFNPFAKLTTNDFSGETPSWTKGFFADFLSYSFPASASQARLRVQENVKRYARNYASLFILFFACSLYQLPLALVGLISSLALWDSFRFFSDKWGLNRFPVTEMILVRFAQCVTAIILLWLNVQMALCCTLVVSYIVMLLHAAFRKLTPVKQPSQGRRK, encoded by the exons atggtGTTTTCCTCTAATCCATTATCTCTCAGCGTCCCAGACCCTACCTTCGAATCGTGGCTCCGAGACTCCGGCTACCTAGACGTCATCGACAACCAACAGACCGCCGCTGCTGCCGCTCCCACCACCGGTACTTCCACGATTAGCGACCCAACAATAACCATCCCAATCAGCAGCTTCCTTTTCCGATATTTGGTCTCTTTTTTCTCTCATTTATGGACGCTACTCTCTCTACTCACGTTCAACCCATTCGCCAAGCTCACCACCAACGATTTCTCCGGTGAAACTCCGTCGTGGACTAAAGGGTTCTTCGCGGATTTCTTGTCCTATTCGTTTCCAGCTTCGGCTTCTCAAGCGAGGCTCAGGGTTCAAGAGAATGTTAAGCGTTATGCTCGGAATTATGCTTCACTTTTTATCCTCTTCTTCGCTTGTTCTCT GTATCAGCTGCCACTTGCACTTGTTGGGTTGATATCAAGTTTGGCACTTTGGGATTCATTCAGGTTCTTCAGTGATAAATGGGGTTTGAATCGATTCCCTGTCACTGAAATGATCTTGGTTCGCTTTGCGCAATGCG TTACTGCAATTATTTTGTTGTGGTTGAATGTTCAAATGGCTTTGTGTTGTACCCTTGTTGTCAGTTATATAG ttATGCTTTTGCATGCCGCATTCCGGAAGCTGACTCCAGTAAAGCAACCTTCTCAAGGTAGACGGAAATAG